From a region of the Cutaneotrichosporon cavernicola HIS019 DNA, chromosome: 7a genome:
- a CDS encoding uncharacterized protein (Belongs to the type-B carboxylesterase lipase family), with product MGKPTSSASLGPSQQAHPFSLSRSLVLSSDSKPLSIKYRSLLITRLAFIKPYVMKLLALFALGSPVVGQTVTSTALATPVSPSPSSAALATSSILLNGDQAPGSADTPPATSVPVSVNIQQDGKNVTITGTQELGLDKFFGIPYANPPTGQFRFARPQAKRYNGSVLAQSPGPACLQPDEFGSAGSYGLTMDEDCLNLNIIAPAGNRSSLPVMVWIHGGAFYLGTGAATLSSSFVEYGARTARPFVYVTINYRLGVFGFGHGNVGLWDQRLALEWIKRHIKAFGGDLKKVTAFGQGAGAASIGFHLLNKSQDLFRGAIMQSGAPGVAAVRPPDVMARTVQTLASLAGCNGTAGVGGAGNASLATRSGEANREGKTTLQCLRNLSAQALLEAAARLKKLPEYAKQVEWAPTRDGELVPASPLSLLQDCKMSKIPFICGTMRDEGTFMLVDAMKQVTSGDTCATGSCLPNSTGSGSMNSTNPAPDISLMSASDYLAASWALSSNSQQRILQAYPDDQVLGAPFGSGNKTFGLPTQYKQVAAILTDGQWTSRSRAMLSANRKAWGYVFAAGPRESAIHPAYLGYTHGDDVAYIMGGVTTTTHGPGDLDLAQKVLNYWINFAYYLNPNGQDKKGQGNAALSTFWEAYGNGDGGGDGDGRIMRMSANGTWMVSDDARKNQVQVFFCPKVARAMYW from the exons ATGGGCAAGCCGACAAGCTCAGCATCGCTTGGCCCATCCCAACAAGCCCACCCATTCTCGCTCTCTCGCTCTCTCGTTCTCTCATCGGATTCCAAACCGCTGTCCATCAAGTACCGCTCGCTCCTCATCACTCGACTCGCATTCATCAAGCCGTATGTGATGAAACTTCTTGCGCTGTTCGCACTAGGGTCTCCCGTGGTCGGGCAGACTGTGACCTCGACTGCCCTGGCTACGCCTGTCTCCccatcaccctcatccGCAGCGCTagcgacctcgtcgataTTGCTCAACGGCGACCAGGCCCCAGGAAGTGCTGACACGCCACCCGCAACCTCTGTCCCAGTCTCCGTCAACATTCAGCAAGACGGCAAGAACGTCACTATTACTGGGACGCAGGAGTTGGGACTCGACAAGTTCTTCGGCATACCGTATGCCAACCCAC CAACCGGGCAGTTTCGCTTCGCTCGTCCCCAGGCGAAACGGTACAACGGCAGTGTCCTGGCTCAGTCGCCAGGTCCGGCGTGCCTGCAGCCAGACGAGTTTGGGAGCGCGGGCTCCTATGGCCTGACAATGGACGAGGACTGCCTAAATCTCAACATCATTGCGCCTGCCGGTAACCGATCGTCTCTCCCGGTGATGGTCTGGAT TCATGGTGGTGCGTTCTACCTCGGCACAGGCGCGGCCACTCTTTCCTCATCGTTTGTCGAATATGGAGCGCGCACCGCCCGTCCTTTTGTTTACGTTACAATCAACTACCGGCTGGGTGTGTTTGGGTTCGGGCACGGCAACGTGGGCTTGTGGGACCAGCGACTGGCGTTGGAGTGGATCAAGCGCCACATCAAGGCGTTTGGTGGAGATCTAAAGAAAGTCACAGCCTTTGGGCAGGGCGCGGGGGCAGCGTCGATCGGCTTCCACCTGCTCAACAAGAGTCAGGACCTGTTCCGCGGAGCAATCATGCAGTCCGGGGCGCCAGGAGTGGCAGCCGTGCGCCCACCTGACGTGATGGCCCGGACTGTGCAAACGCTAGCCAGTCTGGCAGGTTGCAACGGAACGGCCGGCGTTGGAGGAGCTGGTAACGCGTCGCTGGCCACACGATCGGGGGAAGCGAACCGGGAAGGCAAGACAACGCTCCAGTGCCTCCGCAACCTCTCTGCACAGGCTCTGCTTgaagccgccgcgcgcctgAAGAAACTCCCAGAGTATGCCAAGCAGGTCGAGTGGGCGCCGACGCGTGATGGTGAGCTCGTGCCTGCGTCGCCGTTGTCTCTTCTTCAAGATTGCAAGATGTCCAAGATCCCGTTCATCTGCGGAACGATGCGGGATGAGGGCACTTTTATGCTCGTCGACGCAATGAAGCAGGTGACCAGCGGTGATACTTGTGCGACCGGGAGTTGTCTCCCCAACTCGACAGGTTCGGGGTCTATGAACTCGACGAACCCGGCTCCTGACATCTCGCTCATGTCGGCATCCGACTACCTCGCCGCATCCTGGGCTCTGTCGTCCAACTCGCAGCAAAGGATCCTGCAGGCGTACCCGGACGACCAGGTGCTTGGCGCTCCCTTCGGCAGCGGGAATAAGACCTTTGGCCTCCCAACCCAGTACAAGCAAGTGGCAGCGATTCTCACGGACGGGCAGTGGaccagccgcagccgtgCAATGCTCAGCGCAAACCGAAAGGCATGGGGTTACGTGTTTGCGGCAGGGCCTCGTGAGAGTGCGATCCACCCCGCGTATCTGGGGTATACGCATGGGGACGACGTGGCGTACATCATGGGTGGGGTGACTACGACGACGCATGGGCCGGGGGATCTTGACTTGGCGCAGAAGGTGTTGAACTACTG gatCAACTTTGCGTATTACCTGAACCCGAATGGCCAAGACAAGAAGGGCCAGGGCAACGCGGCGCTGTCGACGTTCTGGGAGGCGTATGGcaacggcgacggcggtggcgacggcgatggaCGGATCATGAGGATGAGCGCGAACGGGACGTGGATGGTTTCGGACGACGCGCGGAAGAACCAGGTGCAAGTGTTCTTCTGCCCCAAGGTTGCGAGGGCGATGTACTGGTAG
- the TPT1 gene encoding uncharacterized protein (RNA 2'-phosphotransferase, Tpt1 / KptA family) has product MPRPADSPDVAASKTLSYILRHGAEKEGLHIRSDGLVRLDDVIARPKLKNLKIDTEAVFRLVDENAKKRFELVFGYDPSAPKPKKKHVQPARKKRPPPPGYGPKATPDSGTPDSGSATPVDDVTVGVSEEKKEEEEWTERAFVNLPPPESSFDCPEGGGVADSDTGHTGHWYIRAVQGHSIKLEGTGHLESLRADVEGKERAGAMVHGTRWELWEALMDKGLSRMNRQHVHLAPALTGPITPRNNSTLLIFLDLPKLLASNIPVYAAANGVILTPGDEHGVVHKEFWRKAVHVSKGTRRVVWENGVAADRIEGEDEEA; this is encoded by the exons ATGCCCCGCCCTGCCGACAGCCCCGACGTTGCAGCGTCCAAGACGCTGTCTTACATCCTTCGCCACGGTGCGGAAAAGGAGGGCCTCCACATTCGATCAGATGGCCTGGTCCGTCTGGATGATGTC ATTGCTCGCCCGAAACTCAAAAACCTCAAGATTGACACCGAGGCCGTGTTCCGCCTCGTTGACGAGAACGCCAAGAAGCGTTTCGAGCTTGTGTTCGGGTACGACCCTAGTGCCCccaagccgaagaagaagcaCGTTCAACCTGCGCGCAAGAAGCGTCCCCCGCCCCCTGGGTACGGGCCAAAGGCGACGCCTGACTCGGGGACACCCGACTCAGGGAGTGCAACACctgtcgacgacgtgacTGTGGGGGTCtcggaggagaagaaggaggaggaagaatGGACAGAGAGAGCGTTCGTCAACCTCCCGCCTCCGGAGAGCTCTTTCGACTGCCCcgagggtggcggcgtggcCGACTCTGACACTGGACACACTGGTCATTGGTACATTCGCGCTGTGCAAGGGCACAGCATCAAGCTGGAAGGAACTGGGCACCTTGAGTCTCTGCGTGCGGATGTGGAGGGGAAGGAGCGGGCAGGGGCTATGGTCCATGGCACACGGTGGGAGTTGTGGGAGGCGCTCA TGGACAAGGGCCTCTCGCGCATGAACCGGCAGCATGTTCACCTCGCGCCCGCGCTCACTGGACCCATAACACCGCGCAACAACTCGACTCttctcatcttcctcgacctcccgAAACTCCTTGCGTCAAACATTCCCGTTTACGCGGCCGCGAACGGTGTCATCCTGACCCCGGGCGACGAGCACGGTGTCGTACACAAGGAGTTCTGGCGCAAGGCTGTACACGTTTCCAAGGGAACACGCAGGGTGGTGTGGGAGAATGGGGTGGCGGCCGACCGCATCGAGGgtgaagatgaagaggcGTAA
- the FIP1 gene encoding uncharacterized protein (Fip1 motif), with translation MEDDDAFLYGDSTGPLQAPPETTTSVQESGATASNNISASMAASLAAYGIDPSTAVAEEAPEDGGVEESDGDDDDSDSDDDVKLVFNAGAQRLDLRKPQQQTSNVIGIGKWAHTATSIAPPAASPTVNKTVSKPAPDALTDYNPAPRPGAPTSTSAAGTNLHGHTALSSATAQPSDMHSHPHVTVGGQPTHAALPHSSLPPQLAPSSDFKVDPTNPTGVIPSTGTSVYDIDVAQFEGSGQMWRRPGSDISDWFNYGFDEVTYPRFLKFRQEMEQGRAALLGPMAPITPEIAQNLHVPLPPQMQQMPPQMQQQMQHMQQMQQMATLQEMMRMQGMDPAAMFGMQQGMGGDMPGMGNGVQQQEDEVASEGQPEQPSQTQPSFPILGGNTPVSGMVPNRGGAAMRGRGGIPVGPRGVVPAAPKSSKGRFKDKDRVTESNAAAAAASLDYGDSGPPSRDRSRSRSGSPYRQSSSRYDDAAPRERERDHRDSRSQSRYDEEGEYEDRGERSERSDRDRYGERDRYGGRERYGERDRYGERERRRSPRRYAEDEEGVWESGEEERRRKRSRSPEEERRSTRSSKRRL, from the exons atggaggacgacgacgcatTCCTCTACGGCGATTCAACTGGACCGCTCCAAGCCCCTCCTGAAACAACTACATCTGTTCAGGAAA GTGGAGCAACAGCTTCCAACAACATCAGCGCCTCTATGGCTGC CTCGTTGGCCGCGTATGGCATCGATCCTTCCACTGCAGTCGCTGAAGAAGCACcggaggatggaggagtggaggagagcgacggggacgatgacgactcggactctgacgacgacgtcaagctTGTGTTCAACGCGGGTGCCCAGCGGCTGGACTTGCG CAAACCCCAACAACAGACATCCAATGTCATTGGCATTGGCAAATGGGCTCACACCGCTACGTCGATCGCGCCGCCTGCCGCGTCTCCTACCGTGAACAAGACGGTGTCTAAGC CAGCTCCGGATGCGCTGACCGACTACAAccctgctcctcgccctgggGCACCTACGTcaacctccgccgccgggACAAACCTGCATGGCCACACCGCTctgtcgtcggcgactgCGCAACCGAGCGACATGCATTCCCACCCCCATGTCACAGTTGGCGGGCAACCCACCCATGCAGCACTCCCGcactcctccctccctcctcagCTGGCCCCTAGTTCCGACTTCAAGGTGGAtcccaccaaccccacgGGCGTCATTCCCAGCACTGGTACGAGCGTGTACGACATTGATGTCGCACAGTTTGAAGGCTCGGGGCAGATGTGGCGCCGGCCAGGGAGTGACATCTCGGACTGGTTCAACTACGGGTTCGACGAGGTCACGTATCCGCGGTTCCTCAAGTTCCGGCAGGAGATGGAGCAGGGACGAGCGGCGCTT TTGGGCCCGATGGCGCCAATCACGCCCGAGATTGCGCAGAACCTGCATGTCCCCTTGCCACCGCAGATGCAGCAGATGCCGCCCCAAATGCAGCAGCAAATGCAGCATATGCAACAAATGCAGCAGATGGCGACATTGCAGGAGATGATGCGGATGCAGGGCATGGACCCTGCGGCCATGTTCGGCATGCAGCAAggcatgggcggcgacATGCCGGGGATGG GCAATGGTGTCCAGCAGCAAgaagacgaggtcgccagCGAGGGGCAGCCAGAGCAGCCTTCGCAGACTCAACCAAGCTTCCCGATTCTCGGCGGCAACACACCCGTGAGCGGGATGGTACCGAACCGGGGAGGTGCGGCTAtgcgcggtcgaggaggta tccCCGTTGGTCCTCGTGGAGTTGTCCCAGCTGCGCCTAAGAGCTCCAAGGGCCGTttcaaggacaaggaccGCGTAACAGAGTCGAATGCCGCCGCGGCTGCGGCCTCGCTCGACTACGGCGACTCGGGGCCCCCAAGTCGAGACCGCAGCCGCTCTCGCTCTGGCTCTCCTTACCGCCAGAGCAGTTCGAGGTACGACGATGCTGCGCCACGAGAACGGGAGCGAGACCATCGTgactcgcgctcgcagAGCCGGtatgacgaggagggtgaaTACGAGGatcgcggcgagcgcagcgagcgcagcgaccGGGACCGATATGGAGAGCGTGACCGGTACGGAGGACGCGAGCGATATGGCGAGCGGGACCGGTATGGAGAGCGCGAACGGCGTCGGAGTCCCAGGAGGtacgccgaggacgaggagggagtGTGGGAgagcggagaggaggagcggcggagaaagcgctcgcgcagcccTGAAGAGGAGCGGCGGTCGACGCGTTCGAGCAAACGCCGGTTGTAG
- a CDS encoding uncharacterized protein (Rhodanese Homology Domain), protein MSWHAAFPQPKSTPAEITAQDLGALTGTPGVDYIVIDVRRTDIIGDADAARAMIPGALNLAAQTLYPTLPTAGLLLKNIPTVVFHCNSCKAGGRGQRSAAWYQDWLDAHGITSSKALVLQGGWKAWLEAFPDKVIKV, encoded by the exons ATGTCGTGGCACGCCGCCTTCCCTCAGCCCAAGAGCACGCCTGCAGAGATCACTGCGCAGGATCTTGGAGCGCTCACCGGAACCCCAGGGGTCGACTACATCGTCATCGACGTGCGCCGCACGGACATTATCGGA GAtgcggacgcggcgcgtgCCATGATCCCCGGCGCGCTCAACCTGGCCGCGCAGACTCTGtaccccaccctccccacaGCCGGGCTCCTCCTTAAGAA CATCCCTACCGTCGTCTTCCACTGCAACTCGTGTAAGGCGGGTGGCCGTGGGCAGCGCTCGGCCGCTTGGTACCAGGATTGGCTGGATGCGCATGGGATCACCTCGTCCAAGGCCCTCGTGCTGCAGGGTGGATGGAAGGCGTGGCTTGAGGCGTTCCCCGACAAGGTCATCAAGGTCTAA
- a CDS encoding uncharacterized protein (Pirin C-terminal cupin domain) translates to MVQLSSSFKLSRPWQGVGPWIFGVYHVDKYPEGKLDMSPNASLAGRDIGMDMNNPSGWSMYHGDHIPGFPAHPHRGFETVSIVTSGYIDHADSTGAGARYSKGDTQWVTAGRGVSHSEMFPLVHTDKGNRLTLYQLWLNLPAKSKLVPPEFVMFWDEKTPVVKKENTHGCAKATIVAGKWDNVEPLRPPKNSYAADPNNDVAVWVIQLEPHASIKVPAKNFAETERAFYVHDDDGANGNPSVKINIGGQWVESGEGVRQEDTERVTVTNGPKPARVIVIQGKPIGEPVAQRGPFVMNTQAELQQAFADYQRTQFGGWQFDSQQPVYPRETPRFADHGDGKRDYPAGPNATPQSL, encoded by the exons ATGGTCCAGCTCAGCTCGTCGTTCAAGCTGTCACGCCCTTGGCAAGGCGTAGGCCCTTGGATCTTTGGTGTCTACC ACGTCGACAAGTACCCCGAGGGCAAGCTTGACATGTCGCCCAacgcctcgctcgccggTCGCGATATTGGCATGGATATGAACAACCCCTCTGGCTGGAGCATGTACCACGGCGACCACATCCCAGGCTTCCCTGCCCACCCACACCGTGGCTTTGAGACAGTCTCCATCGTCACGTCTGGCTATATTGACCACGCCGACTCGACCGGCGCCGGAGCCCGTTACAGCAAGGGCGACACACAGTGGGTGACGGCAGGACGCGGCGTGAGCCACTCGGAAATGTTCCCGCTCGTACACACCGACAAGGGCAACAGACTCACCCTGTACCAACTCTGGCTCAACTTGCCAGCCAAGAGCAAACTCGTACCTCCAGAGTTTGTCATGTTCTGGGATGAGAAGACGCCCGTGGTTAAAAAGGAGAACACACATGGGTGTGCCAAAGCGACCATTGTCGCTGGCAAGTGGGACAACGTCGAACCGCTTCGTCCTCCCAAGAACTCGTACGCTGCCGACCCGAACAACGACGTCGCGGTCTGGGTTATCCAGCTCGAGCCCCATGCCTCCATCAAGGTACCCGCCAAGAACTTTGCCGAAACGGAGAGGGCGTTCTACGtccacgacgacgatggcgcCAATGGTAACCCCAGCGTCAAGATCAACATTGGGGGCCAGTGGGTCGAGtcgggcgagggcgtgcgTCAGGAGGATACGGAGCGGGTTACTGTCACAAACGGACCCAAGCCCGCCCGTGTGATTGTCATCCAAGGCAAGCCGATCGGCGAGCCTGTTGCCCAGCGGGGACCCTTTGTCATGAACACCCAGGCTGAACTGCAGCAGGCATTCGCCGATTACCAACGCACCCAGTTTGGAGGGTGGCAGTTTGACTCCCAGCAGCCTGTGTACCCTCGTGAGACGCCTCGCTTTGCCGACCATGGCGATGGCAAGCGCGACTACCCAGCGGGTCCGAACGCCACACCTCAGTCATTGTGA
- the IST1 gene encoding uncharacterized protein (Regulator of Vps4 activity in the MVB pathway) translates to MQPWNAGRSKVQIKLSIQRLRTLQEKKLALAKKARRDIADLVAKSRTETAKLRVEGLIQDDIYVELLELLELYSETLQARFGLLDQSIGENPDPSIADAVCAIVYAAPRTELKELHVLREILMHKFGRNFSLSLQPSDPPPACVPPRILSKLAIYTPPSELVDAYLSEIARGYGVAYAPLSKEDIPPLEDDDDDGNGSGSGGEGQKDEGLKVEGTEERTPAPAIAEKSAAPRGPVVVKKPTPEDELAARFERLKSHR, encoded by the exons ATGCAGCCGTGGAACGCCGGCCGCTCAAAGGTGCAGATCAAACTCTCGATCCAGCGTCTACGCACTCTGCAGGAGAAGAAgcttgccctcgccaagaaggcACGGCGCGACATTGCTGACTTGGTCGCCAAGAGTAGGACCGAAACGGCAAAGCTTCGGGTCGAGGGACTCATCCAGGACGACATCTatgtcgagctcctcgagttGTTGGAG CTCTATTCCGAGACGCTGCAAGCGCGCTTTGGCCTGCTGGATCAGAGCAT CGGGGAGAATCCCGATCCGTCCATCGCCGATGCGGTTTGCGCGATCGTTTACGCTGCCCCACGcaccgagctcaaggagtTGCACGTCCTTCGTGAGATCCTGATGCACAAG TTTGGCCGCAACttttctctctctctccagcCTTCCGACCCGCCCCCTGCCTGCGTACCACCCCGTATTCtctccaagctcgccaTCTACACCCCTCCATCTGAACTCGTCGATGCGTATCTCTCCGAGATAGCCCGGGGTTATGGCGTCGCCTATGCTCCACTGAGCAAAGAGGATATCCCTCCTCTGGAggacgatgatgatgacgggAACGGGAGTGGGagcggaggagaaggccagaaggacgagggcctcaaggtcgagggTACGGAAGAGCGGACGCCGGCCCCTGCAATTGCTGAGAAGAGTGCCGCGCCCCGCGGGCCTGTGGTTGTCAAGAAGCCCacgcccgaggacgagctcgcggcaCGCTTTGAGCGCCTCAAGTCTCATCGCTAG